TCCTCTGCTTCTAGTCGGATTCAGGTATGAGATGCCTAGGAATATTTGTAGATATTATTATGTACTCGAATGGTTGGTTTTCTGAGCAATTACCTCCCAAATACACGCATTTGGATGGGTTCTATTACCAAAAAATTCAACTTTGATCGCTGTACCTTTAACTTAATGGGTCCTGGATCTGAGAAACTATTTTCTATGTTTATGCTTATATTTGTTTGGAACtggaaaattatgattttgcaGGCAGTGCCAAGGGCGATTGGGAATGTACACCGGCAAAGAATCAATCTTGAGTCACTTTTTTGTTATGATAAGCCTATTCCAGAGGAAATAATTGAAACGCCGATTGGATTATCCATTGTTGAGAAAAATATCGGGGATAATCCCCGTTGCGCAATTTGTGAGGCTAAAGGAGCTGTTCTTTGCACCACTTGCCTGGGATcgggcttatacgtagactctATCTTGGAAAGTCAAGGAATCATCGTAAAAGTTCGTTGTTTAGGTAACAATCGACCATATTTTCTTAACATTCTGGATTgggatttttaattttaatgaaGCAAGCAATACTTGCATCTGCAGATTATGTATTTAAAT
This is a stretch of genomic DNA from Primulina eburnea isolate SZY01 chromosome 11, ASM2296580v1, whole genome shotgun sequence. It encodes these proteins:
- the LOC140805921 gene encoding uncharacterized protein, which produces MDCALNIAPSSICSLASSSNYQGNRRSSRLIQKIVCEKPKDDTVSRSSSASSRIQAVPRAIGNVHRQRINLESLFCYDKPIPEEIIETPIGLSIVEKNIGDNPRCAICEAKGAVLCTTCLGSGLYVDSILESQGIIVKVRCLGCGGTGNTMCSDCGGRGHL